The Planococcus donghaensis genome contains a region encoding:
- a CDS encoding aminotransferase class I/II-fold pyridoxal phosphate-dependent enzyme: MLTTIKTIEETIQKQLHLADETAYINQEKVLKAFHNQRVSDHHFNPSTGYGYDDEGRDTLERVYADVFKAEAALVRPQIISGTHAITISLFGVLRPGDELLYLTGKPYDTLDSIVSGGEKDTGSLKDFGISYQHVELNVENKIDWEAAEKAINSKTKVIAIQRSRGYDTRPSFTMEEIEEMIVHIRRIKPEAIVFVDNCYGEFVETQEPVEVGADLIAGSLIKNPGGGLAKIGGYIAGRKDLIEKCGYRMTSPGIGGEAGASLNALPDMYQGFFMAPHVVSQALKGAIFTSALLEDAGMTTTPHWSDKRTDLIQSVSFQTAEQMIAFCQTIQASSPVNAQFKPEPAYMPGYEDDVIMAAGTFVQGSSIELTADGPIRPPYTAFVQGGLTYEHVKIAVLNSVNALKKQQLI, encoded by the coding sequence ATGTTAACAACAATTAAAACAATCGAAGAAACGATCCAAAAACAACTACACCTAGCTGATGAAACAGCTTATATAAATCAGGAAAAGGTATTGAAGGCTTTTCATAACCAACGTGTTAGCGATCATCATTTTAATCCGTCAACCGGCTATGGATATGATGACGAAGGACGGGATACATTAGAACGCGTTTATGCAGATGTCTTTAAAGCAGAAGCAGCACTGGTACGTCCGCAAATTATTTCGGGAACTCACGCCATTACAATTTCGTTGTTTGGAGTATTACGTCCGGGCGATGAGTTGTTGTATCTGACAGGTAAACCATACGATACATTAGACTCCATCGTTTCTGGAGGAGAAAAAGATACCGGTTCATTAAAAGACTTTGGAATAAGCTATCAGCACGTAGAACTAAACGTGGAGAACAAAATTGATTGGGAGGCGGCTGAAAAAGCCATCAATAGCAAGACAAAAGTAATTGCCATTCAACGCTCGAGAGGTTATGACACACGGCCTTCTTTTACTATGGAAGAAATTGAAGAAATGATTGTCCATATCCGGCGCATCAAACCAGAAGCGATTGTTTTTGTTGATAATTGCTATGGAGAATTTGTCGAAACGCAAGAACCGGTTGAAGTAGGAGCAGATTTGATCGCCGGTTCGCTTATCAAAAATCCTGGTGGCGGCCTAGCTAAAATTGGTGGGTATATAGCTGGAAGAAAAGATTTAATCGAAAAATGCGGTTATCGTATGACTTCACCGGGTATAGGTGGAGAGGCTGGAGCGTCACTCAATGCCTTGCCTGACATGTATCAAGGGTTTTTTATGGCACCACACGTTGTTTCACAAGCTTTAAAAGGGGCAATTTTTACCTCTGCGTTATTAGAAGATGCGGGTATGACAACAACGCCTCATTGGAGCGACAAGCGGACAGATTTAATCCAATCGGTCTCATTTCAAACTGCTGAACAAATGATTGCTTTTTGCCAAACGATACAAGCTAGTTCACCAGTAAATGCTCAATTCAAGCCTGAACCTGCGTATATGCCTGGCTATGAAGACGATGTCATTATGGCAGCAGGAACATTTGTACAAGGGTCAAGTATTGAACTAACAGCAGACGGTCCGATTCGACCACCGTATACGGCATTTGTGCAAGGTGGACTTACATATGAACATGTGAAAATTGCTGTATTAAATTCTGTAAATGCATTAAAAAAACAACAATTAATCTAA